In Micromonospora sp. NBC_01813, the following are encoded in one genomic region:
- the hisB gene encoding imidazoleglycerol-phosphate dehydratase HisB, with protein MSRTARVERTTAETKVLVELGLDGTGAADISTGVGFYDHMLNQIARHGGFDLTVQTVGDLEIDAHHTMEDTAIALGTALRQALGDKAGIRRYGSATIPMDEVLVRAAIDLSGRPYVVHDEPALAPYIGPVYPTSMTRHIWESLGHSAMITLHVSVLRAARDGGHPDAHHVVEAQFKAVSRALREAVAIDPRSAGAVPSTKGAL; from the coding sequence ATGAGCCGCACGGCGCGGGTGGAGCGCACCACGGCCGAGACGAAGGTGCTGGTCGAGCTGGGTCTCGACGGCACCGGCGCAGCCGACATCAGCACCGGTGTCGGCTTCTACGACCACATGCTCAACCAGATCGCCCGGCACGGCGGCTTCGACCTGACCGTGCAGACCGTCGGCGACCTGGAGATCGACGCGCATCACACGATGGAGGACACCGCCATCGCCCTGGGCACCGCGCTGCGGCAGGCGCTCGGCGACAAGGCCGGCATCCGGCGGTACGGGTCGGCGACCATCCCCATGGACGAGGTGCTGGTCCGGGCCGCTATCGACCTGTCGGGCCGGCCGTACGTCGTACACGACGAGCCGGCTCTCGCGCCGTACATCGGGCCGGTCTACCCGACCAGCATGACCCGGCACATCTGGGAGTCGCTCGGCCACTCCGCGATGATCACGCTGCACGTGTCGGTGCTGCGGGCGGCGCGTGACGGCGGGCACCCGGACGCGCACCACGTGGTCGAGGCCCAGTTCAAGGCGGTGTCCCGGGCGTTGCGCGAGGCGGTGGCGATCGACCCGCGCTCCGCCGGCGCGGTGCCCAGCACCAAGGGTGCGCTGTAA
- the hisH gene encoding imidazole glycerol phosphate synthase subunit HisH — MVPRTPRVVVLDYGSGNLRSAQRALTRAGAEVTVTADLAAAEAADGLVVPGVGAYAACMAGIDALGAAAMIAGRVADGRPVLGICVGMQILFEYGEEHGVVSKGLGLLPGGVRRLPAERVPHMGWNTIGAPAGSALFAGLPPDARFYFVHSYAALAVDPLTAAGALVTTADHEGGFVAAVERGPLSATQFHPEKSAQTGAALLGNWLATLGRDGDDQREIR, encoded by the coding sequence ATGGTCCCGCGTACGCCTCGGGTCGTGGTGCTCGACTACGGCTCCGGTAACCTGCGTTCCGCGCAGCGAGCCCTGACCCGGGCCGGTGCCGAGGTGACCGTCACCGCCGATCTGGCCGCCGCCGAGGCGGCCGACGGGCTGGTGGTGCCGGGCGTCGGCGCGTACGCCGCCTGCATGGCCGGTATCGACGCGTTGGGTGCCGCTGCGATGATCGCCGGCCGGGTCGCCGACGGGCGGCCGGTGTTGGGCATCTGCGTCGGCATGCAGATCCTCTTCGAGTACGGCGAGGAGCACGGCGTGGTCAGCAAAGGGCTCGGACTGCTGCCCGGCGGGGTGCGCCGGCTGCCCGCCGAGCGGGTGCCGCACATGGGCTGGAACACGATCGGGGCACCGGCCGGCAGCGCGCTGTTCGCCGGGTTGCCGCCCGACGCCCGGTTCTACTTCGTCCACTCGTACGCGGCGCTCGCCGTCGATCCGCTGACCGCGGCCGGCGCGCTGGTGACCACGGCCGACCACGAGGGCGGTTTCGTCGCGGCGGTCGAGCGGGGGCCGCTGTCGGCGACCCAGTTCCATCCGGAGAAGTCCGCCCAGACCGGGGCCGCTCTGCTGGGCAACTGGCTGGCGACCCTCGGCCGGGACGGCGACGACCAGCGGGAGATCCGGTGA
- the priA gene encoding bifunctional 1-(5-phosphoribosyl)-5-((5-phosphoribosylamino)methylideneamino)imidazole-4-carboxamide isomerase/phosphoribosylanthranilate isomerase PriA — translation MTLILLPAVDVSDGQAVRLVQGAAGSETSYGDPLEAALAWQRDGAEWIHLVDLDAAFGRGSNAHLLAEVVRQIDVAVELSGGIRDDESLAAALGTGAARVNIGTAALEDPVWCDRVVGEFGDRVAIGLDVRGRTLAARGWTREGGDLFEILERLDKAGAARYVVTDITKDGTMRGPNMDLLREVCARTDAPVIASGGVSALDDLRALATLESIGVEGVIAGKALYAGAFTVAEAIATLRDAAISGDQP, via the coding sequence GTGACGCTGATCCTGCTTCCCGCTGTCGATGTCTCCGATGGCCAGGCCGTTCGCCTGGTCCAGGGTGCCGCCGGCAGCGAAACCTCCTACGGTGACCCGCTGGAGGCTGCGCTGGCCTGGCAGCGTGACGGCGCGGAATGGATCCATCTGGTCGACCTGGACGCCGCGTTCGGCCGGGGCAGCAACGCTCACCTGCTCGCCGAGGTGGTCCGGCAGATCGACGTGGCGGTGGAGTTGTCCGGGGGCATCCGCGACGACGAGTCCCTCGCCGCGGCGTTGGGCACCGGCGCCGCCCGGGTCAACATCGGTACCGCCGCGCTGGAGGATCCGGTCTGGTGTGACCGGGTGGTCGGCGAGTTCGGCGACCGGGTGGCGATCGGGCTGGACGTGCGTGGGCGTACCCTCGCGGCCCGGGGCTGGACCCGCGAGGGTGGGGACCTGTTCGAGATCCTCGAACGGCTGGACAAGGCCGGCGCCGCCCGGTACGTGGTCACCGACATCACCAAGGACGGCACCATGCGGGGGCCGAACATGGACCTGCTGCGTGAGGTGTGTGCCCGGACCGACGCGCCGGTGATCGCCTCCGGGGGTGTCTCCGCCCTGGATGACCTGCGCGCACTGGCCACCCTGGAGTCGATCGGGGTGGAGGGGGTCATCGCAGGCAAGGCGCTCTACGCCGGCGCGTTCACCGTCGCCGAGGCGATCGCCACCCTGCGCGACGCCGCGATCTCGGGTGACCAGCCGTGA
- the hisF gene encoding imidazole glycerol phosphate synthase subunit HisF: protein MTVAVRVIPCLDVDAGRVVKGVNFVDLRDAGDPVELAAAYDAAGADELTFLDVTASSDDRGTMLDVVRRTAESVFIPLTVGGGVRSVANVDTLLRAGADKVGVNTAAIARPELIAEIADRFGRQVLVLSLDVRRAGPQTIASGDTPSGFEVTTHGGRRGTAIDAVQWARRGAELGAGEILLNSMDADGTKGGFDVELIAAVRAVVDIPVIASGGAGATGHFPPAVAAGADAVLAASVFHFGELTIGAVKQELRAAGHPVR from the coding sequence GTGACGGTGGCGGTCCGGGTGATCCCGTGCCTGGACGTCGATGCCGGCCGGGTGGTGAAAGGGGTCAACTTCGTCGACCTGCGCGACGCCGGGGATCCGGTCGAGTTGGCCGCCGCGTACGACGCCGCCGGTGCCGACGAGCTGACCTTCCTCGACGTGACCGCCTCCTCCGACGACCGGGGCACGATGCTGGACGTGGTGCGGCGCACGGCCGAGTCGGTGTTCATCCCGCTCACCGTCGGCGGCGGGGTGCGCTCGGTGGCCAACGTGGACACCCTGCTGCGGGCCGGTGCGGACAAGGTCGGGGTGAACACGGCGGCGATCGCCCGCCCGGAGCTGATCGCCGAGATCGCCGACCGGTTCGGCCGCCAGGTGCTGGTGTTGTCGCTGGACGTCCGTCGGGCCGGACCGCAGACGATCGCCAGCGGCGACACGCCCAGCGGTTTCGAGGTCACCACCCATGGTGGCCGTCGGGGGACCGCGATCGACGCGGTGCAGTGGGCCCGGCGCGGTGCCGAACTGGGGGCGGGGGAGATCCTGCTGAACTCGATGGACGCGGACGGCACCAAGGGCGGTTTCGACGTGGAGCTGATCGCCGCGGTGCGGGCGGTCGTCGACATCCCGGTGATCGCCAGCGGCGGGGCCGGCGCGACCGGGCACTTTCCGCCGGCGGTCGCCGCCGGTGCCGACGCGGTTCTCGCGGCGAGCGTGTTCCACTTCGGTGAGTTGACGATCGGCGCGGTCAAGCAGGAGCTGCGCGCCGCCGGCCACCCGGTGCGCTGA
- a CDS encoding beta-N-acetylhexosaminidase yields MLLPRPTRSTPVAGHFTVDATTGVHAPESVADLLRELIGPATGLPLPPAGPSDDSVISLRLTDDPTLGAEGYQLRIDPSGVRARAGTEAGLRWAVQTLRQLLPDQVYAAEPARGVSWRLPAVEIVDVPTYAWRGSLLDVARWCHPLPFLYRYVDLLALHKLNTLHLHLTDDQGWRFEVRRFPRLTEVGGFRAESPAGHARDGRGGGMPHGGWYQQSELRDLVAYAARRGVRIMPEIDLPGHAQAAIAAYPEFGNDPGRRLAVGTTWGISTHVLNLEPATLTAVCDILDEVVDVFPFEYVHVGGDEVPTAEWAASPAATARAAELGLGRVADLQGWWTGRLAAHLAGHGRRIAVWDELLDRGAPAGATVFAWRGTDRIDAARAAGLPAVAAPFSHTYFDWAESDDPAEPLAIAGVLPLDTVYGFQPGDVLGVQGQLWSEYLPTEPRVWWRAFPRLAALAEVGWSGPVRVDADGALPPPTRAEFRGRLAGHLRRLDRLGVGYRPLD; encoded by the coding sequence ATGCTTTTGCCGCGTCCCACCCGGTCGACTCCTGTGGCCGGACATTTCACCGTCGACGCGACGACCGGGGTACACGCTCCGGAAAGCGTGGCTGACCTGCTGCGCGAGCTGATCGGTCCGGCGACCGGCCTGCCATTGCCGCCGGCCGGGCCGAGTGATGACAGCGTTATCAGTTTGCGGCTGACCGACGACCCGACACTGGGCGCGGAGGGCTACCAGCTCCGGATCGACCCGAGCGGGGTACGGGCGCGGGCCGGCACCGAAGCAGGACTGCGGTGGGCGGTGCAGACGCTGCGCCAGCTGCTGCCCGACCAGGTGTACGCCGCCGAGCCGGCCCGTGGCGTGTCCTGGCGGTTGCCGGCGGTCGAGATCGTCGACGTGCCGACGTACGCCTGGCGGGGCTCGTTGCTGGACGTCGCCCGCTGGTGTCATCCGCTGCCGTTTCTCTACCGCTACGTCGATCTCCTCGCCCTGCACAAGCTCAACACCCTGCATCTGCATCTCACCGACGACCAGGGGTGGCGCTTCGAGGTGCGCCGGTTCCCCCGGCTGACCGAGGTGGGCGGGTTCCGGGCCGAGTCGCCGGCCGGGCATGCCCGCGACGGTCGGGGCGGCGGGATGCCGCACGGCGGCTGGTACCAGCAGTCCGAGCTGCGTGACCTGGTGGCGTACGCCGCCCGGCGCGGGGTGCGGATCATGCCGGAGATCGACCTGCCGGGCCATGCCCAGGCGGCGATCGCGGCCTACCCGGAGTTCGGCAACGACCCGGGCCGGCGGTTGGCGGTCGGCACCACCTGGGGCATCTCCACCCACGTGTTGAACCTGGAACCGGCCACCCTGACCGCGGTCTGCGACATCCTCGACGAGGTGGTCGACGTCTTTCCGTTCGAGTACGTGCACGTCGGCGGCGACGAGGTGCCGACCGCCGAGTGGGCGGCGAGCCCGGCCGCCACCGCCCGCGCGGCCGAGCTGGGCCTGGGTCGGGTGGCCGACCTGCAGGGCTGGTGGACCGGGCGGTTGGCCGCGCACCTGGCCGGGCACGGTCGGCGGATCGCCGTCTGGGACGAGTTGCTCGACCGGGGCGCGCCGGCGGGGGCGACGGTCTTCGCCTGGCGGGGCACCGACCGGATCGACGCCGCCCGGGCCGCCGGCCTGCCGGCGGTGGCCGCCCCGTTCAGCCACACCTACTTCGACTGGGCCGAGTCCGACGATCCGGCGGAACCGCTGGCGATCGCCGGGGTGCTGCCGCTGGACACGGTGTACGGGTTCCAGCCCGGTGACGTGCTCGGCGTACAGGGCCAGCTGTGGAGCGAGTACCTGCCGACCGAGCCGCGGGTGTGGTGGCGGGCGTTTCCCCGGTTGGCGGCGTTGGCCGAGGTGGGCTGGTCGGGGCCGGTGCGGGTGGACGCCGACGGCGCACTACCGCCGCCGACGCGGGCCGAGTTCCGCGGCCGCCTGGCCGGGCACCTGCGCCGGCTCGACCGACTCGGGGTCGGCTACCGGCCGCTCGACTGA
- the yczR gene encoding MocR-like transcription factor YczR — MAVVVRGSQLARLLGQWHALPGRRRNPDYAALAGAIRGLLADGRLALGVRLPAERELAEALRVSRTTVTAAYRSLRETGHLTSRRGAGSWTTLPSGHQVASSGLWTADTDLDMIDLGYAALAAPPELVPAARAAAEDLPRYLQHAGYFPTGLAELRSAIAQTYTRRGLTTSPEQIMVTSGTQHALDLVLRLLLPPGATVLVESPTYPNALAALAARRARIATHGLATTGDGGGWDAELLLGAIRQDRPRLAYLIPEFQNPTGYLMSTELRERVVAAAHASGTDLVVDESFVDLPLDGTVVPPPTALFDRHSRVISIGGMSKPYWGGLRIGWVRASAPLVQRLAALRVGVDMAGPVLDQLVGVHLLAAADTIVPARLAQLAAQRDALLAELAAALPEWRVTVPHGGVTLWAELDGPISSALARAAEEAGVRLAPGPRFGIDGTLERFLRLPFTLPVPVLTDAVRRIAAVRYDLDRTSRRQWREPAMIA; from the coding sequence ATGGCTGTCGTGGTGCGGGGGAGCCAATTGGCCCGACTGCTCGGCCAGTGGCACGCGCTGCCGGGGCGGCGGCGCAACCCGGACTACGCCGCGCTGGCCGGTGCCATCCGTGGCCTGCTGGCCGACGGGCGGCTGGCGCTCGGCGTCCGGTTGCCGGCCGAGCGGGAGCTCGCCGAGGCGTTGCGGGTCAGCCGGACCACCGTCACGGCCGCGTACCGCAGCCTGCGCGAGACCGGGCACCTGACCAGCCGCCGGGGTGCCGGCAGCTGGACCACCCTGCCCAGCGGGCATCAGGTCGCCAGCTCCGGGCTGTGGACCGCGGACACCGACCTGGACATGATCGACCTCGGGTACGCGGCGTTGGCGGCTCCACCGGAGTTGGTGCCGGCGGCCCGGGCCGCCGCCGAGGACCTGCCCCGATACCTGCAGCACGCCGGCTACTTTCCGACCGGGCTGGCCGAGCTGCGGTCGGCGATCGCGCAGACCTACACCCGGCGCGGACTGACCACCAGCCCCGAGCAGATCATGGTCACCAGCGGCACCCAGCACGCCCTGGACCTGGTGCTGCGGCTGCTGCTGCCGCCCGGTGCGACGGTGCTGGTGGAGTCGCCCACGTACCCCAACGCGTTGGCCGCGTTGGCGGCCCGTCGGGCCCGCATCGCCACCCACGGCCTGGCCACGACCGGCGACGGTGGCGGCTGGGACGCCGAGTTGCTGCTCGGCGCGATCCGTCAGGATCGGCCCCGGCTGGCGTACCTGATTCCGGAGTTCCAGAACCCGACCGGTTACCTCATGTCGACGGAGCTGCGCGAACGGGTCGTCGCGGCGGCCCATGCCAGCGGCACCGACCTGGTCGTCGACGAGTCGTTCGTCGACCTTCCGCTCGACGGCACGGTGGTGCCACCGCCCACCGCGCTGTTCGACCGGCACTCGCGGGTGATCTCCATCGGTGGGATGAGCAAGCCCTACTGGGGCGGACTGCGGATCGGGTGGGTGCGGGCCTCCGCGCCCCTGGTGCAGCGCCTCGCCGCGCTGCGGGTCGGCGTGGACATGGCGGGTCCGGTGCTCGACCAACTGGTCGGGGTGCACCTGCTGGCCGCCGCCGACACCATCGTGCCGGCTCGGCTGGCCCAGCTCGCCGCCCAACGCGACGCGCTGCTCGCCGAGTTGGCCGCCGCGTTGCCGGAGTGGCGGGTGACCGTGCCGCACGGTGGGGTGACGCTGTGGGCGGAGCTGGACGGCCCGATCTCCAGTGCGTTGGCGCGGGCCGCCGAGGAGGCCGGGGTACGGCTGGCACCCGGCCCCAGGTTCGGCATCGACGGCACCCTGGAGCGGTTCCTGCGGCTGCCGTTCACCCTGCCGGTTCCGGTGCTGACCGACGCGGTGCGGCGCATCGCGGCGGTGCGTTACGACCTGGACCGCACCAGCCGCCGCCAGTGGCGGGAGCCCGCCATGATCGCCTGA
- a CDS encoding AMP-dependent synthetase/ligase, whose translation MAIDVPYRSIPDMFLQRVAATPAKNAFASPAPGDSGLTWLTWSQVAERTKAIAAGLYSLGIGNEDRVAILANTRLEWVLADLGIMCAAGATTTVYPTTEPADATFIISDSGSKVLIAENPTQASKITGAQLPALTHVVLIDGTADPAAAIPQLTLAELEQRGAQALAAEPGLIERIATTIEPEHLATLIYTSGTTGRPKGVELLHRGWCWEAVAQLQCGIMNADDLQYLWLPLSHSFGKTLLCSIIHVGLPTYVDGRVDKLVDMLSVVRPTLMCAAPRVFEKVYNKAVTTAQDAGGAKAKIFGWAVGVGRQKVTLEQAGLAVPGGLKIKYAIAEKLVFSKIQARLGGQIKALVSGSAPLSPDIAEFFAAANLPICEGYGLTEASAANFVNRPDKIKIGTVGQALGDLECRIDDDGEVLLRGAPVMRGYHNLPDETAEAFTADGFFRTGDIGTLDKDGFLSITDRKKDLVKTSGGKYVAPSHIEGIFKAICPYTSQAVVIGQARNYCTMLIALDPDAIAGWAAGGPLAGRPYAEIVTSPEMHTLVEGYVNELNSKLNRWETIKKFTVLDRDLTIEDGEMTPSMKVKRRSVESNFATEIDQMYAGQLAEI comes from the coding sequence ATGGCGATCGATGTCCCATACCGGTCGATTCCAGACATGTTTCTGCAGCGAGTGGCGGCGACGCCAGCCAAGAACGCCTTCGCCTCCCCCGCACCTGGGGACTCCGGCCTGACCTGGCTGACCTGGAGCCAGGTCGCCGAGCGCACCAAGGCCATCGCCGCCGGCCTCTACTCCCTGGGCATCGGCAACGAGGACCGGGTGGCGATCCTGGCCAACACCCGACTCGAATGGGTCCTCGCCGACCTGGGCATCATGTGCGCCGCCGGGGCGACGACGACGGTCTACCCGACCACCGAGCCCGCAGACGCGACCTTCATCATCTCCGACTCGGGTTCGAAGGTCCTGATCGCGGAGAACCCCACCCAGGCCAGCAAGATCACCGGCGCGCAGTTGCCGGCGCTGACCCACGTGGTCCTGATCGACGGGACGGCCGACCCCGCCGCGGCGATCCCCCAGCTCACCCTGGCCGAGTTGGAGCAGCGCGGCGCTCAGGCACTGGCCGCCGAGCCCGGACTCATCGAGCGGATCGCCACCACGATCGAGCCCGAGCACCTGGCCACGCTGATCTACACCTCCGGCACCACCGGCCGGCCCAAGGGCGTCGAGTTGCTGCACCGGGGCTGGTGCTGGGAGGCGGTTGCCCAGTTGCAATGCGGCATCATGAACGCCGACGACCTGCAGTACCTCTGGCTGCCACTGTCGCACTCGTTTGGCAAGACCCTGCTGTGCAGCATCATCCACGTCGGCCTGCCGACCTACGTGGACGGACGGGTGGACAAACTCGTCGACATGCTGTCGGTGGTCCGGCCAACCCTGATGTGCGCCGCTCCTCGGGTCTTCGAGAAGGTCTACAACAAGGCCGTCACCACGGCACAGGACGCGGGCGGCGCCAAGGCCAAGATCTTCGGCTGGGCGGTCGGCGTCGGCCGGCAGAAGGTCACCCTGGAGCAGGCCGGCCTGGCCGTACCCGGCGGCCTGAAGATCAAGTACGCGATCGCCGAGAAGCTGGTCTTCAGCAAGATCCAGGCCCGGCTCGGCGGGCAGATCAAGGCGCTGGTGTCCGGCTCGGCCCCGCTGAGCCCGGACATCGCCGAGTTCTTCGCCGCCGCCAACCTGCCGATCTGCGAAGGCTACGGACTGACCGAGGCCAGCGCCGCGAACTTCGTCAACCGGCCGGACAAGATCAAGATCGGCACGGTCGGGCAGGCACTCGGCGACCTGGAGTGCCGCATCGACGACGACGGCGAGGTCCTGCTGCGCGGCGCGCCGGTGATGCGCGGTTACCACAACCTGCCGGACGAGACCGCCGAGGCGTTCACCGCCGACGGGTTCTTCCGCACCGGCGACATCGGCACCCTCGACAAGGACGGGTTCCTCAGCATCACCGACCGCAAGAAGGACCTGGTCAAGACCTCCGGTGGCAAGTACGTCGCGCCGTCGCACATCGAAGGCATCTTCAAGGCGATCTGCCCGTACACCTCGCAGGCGGTGGTGATCGGGCAGGCCCGCAACTACTGCACCATGCTGATCGCCCTGGACCCGGACGCGATCGCCGGCTGGGCTGCCGGCGGCCCGCTGGCCGGCCGGCCGTACGCGGAGATCGTCACCTCACCCGAGATGCACACCCTCGTCGAGGGCTACGTCAACGAGCTCAACAGCAAGCTCAACCGCTGGGAGACGATCAAGAAGTTCACTGTCCTCGACCGTGACCTGACCATCGAGGACGGCGAGATGACGCCGTCGATGAAGGTCAAGCGCCGCAGTGTGGAGAGCAACTTCGCCACCGAGATCGACCAGATGTACGCCGGGCAACTCGCCGAGATCTGA
- a CDS encoding S8 family peptidase has translation MTVLRTHSRRLMLVGCAAAVATALLGNPAAAAPAGEIQLAGGATAVTDSYIVVLKDAAVAGKADAARTAAVANRAGSLAGQYGGAVNRVFGAAVNGFEAELSASAARRLAAHSSVAYVEQNHTVSIAATQTNPPSWGLDRIDQRNRPLNSSYTYPNTGSNVTAYIIDTGIRTTHNDFGGRARAGYDAFGGTSADCNGHGTHVAGTVGGTAYGVAKGVRLVAVRVLNCSGSGTTAGVIAGVNWVTANAVKPAVANMSLGGGASSTLDSAVANSISSGISYAVAAGNSNANACNASPARVANAITVGATTSTDARASYSNYGTCLDIFAPGSSITAPWYNSNTATNTISGTSMAAPHVAGAAALVLGRFPSYTPAQVTSYLVTNATTGVVTSPGTGSANRLLFVVN, from the coding sequence ATGACAGTTCTCCGTACCCACAGCCGCCGGCTGATGCTGGTCGGCTGTGCCGCCGCGGTCGCCACCGCACTGCTCGGCAACCCGGCCGCCGCCGCTCCGGCTGGAGAGATCCAGCTCGCCGGTGGCGCCACCGCGGTCACGGACAGCTACATCGTGGTACTCAAGGACGCCGCTGTCGCCGGCAAGGCCGACGCGGCCCGCACCGCCGCGGTCGCCAACCGGGCCGGTAGCCTCGCCGGACAGTACGGCGGTGCCGTCAACCGGGTGTTCGGCGCGGCGGTCAACGGCTTCGAGGCCGAGCTCTCCGCCTCCGCCGCCCGTCGACTGGCCGCCCACTCGTCGGTCGCCTACGTCGAGCAGAACCACACCGTGTCGATCGCCGCGACCCAGACCAACCCGCCGTCCTGGGGCCTGGACCGCATCGACCAGCGTAACCGTCCGCTGAACAGCTCCTACACGTACCCGAACACCGGTAGCAACGTCACCGCGTACATCATCGACACCGGCATCCGTACCACCCACAACGACTTCGGTGGACGGGCCCGCGCCGGCTACGACGCCTTCGGCGGCACCTCCGCCGACTGCAACGGCCACGGCACCCACGTCGCCGGCACGGTCGGCGGCACCGCGTACGGGGTGGCCAAGGGCGTGCGCCTGGTGGCTGTCCGGGTGCTCAACTGCTCCGGCAGCGGCACCACCGCCGGTGTCATCGCCGGCGTCAACTGGGTCACCGCCAACGCCGTCAAGCCGGCCGTGGCGAACATGAGCCTCGGCGGCGGTGCCAGTAGCACCCTGGACAGCGCGGTGGCCAACTCCATCTCCTCCGGCATCAGCTACGCGGTCGCGGCCGGCAACTCCAACGCCAACGCCTGCAACGCCTCGCCGGCCCGGGTCGCCAACGCCATCACCGTCGGCGCCACCACCAGCACCGACGCCCGCGCGTCCTACTCCAACTACGGCACCTGCCTGGACATCTTCGCGCCGGGCTCGTCGATCACCGCGCCGTGGTACAACAGCAACACCGCCACCAACACCATCAGCGGCACCTCGATGGCCGCCCCGCACGTGGCCGGCGCCGCCGCCCTGGTGCTGGGCCGGTTCCCCTCCTACACCCCGGCGCAGGTGACCAGCTACCTGGTCACCAACGCCACCACCGGAGTGGTGACCAGCCCCGGCACCGGCTCCGCGAACCGCCTGCTCTTCGTGGTCAACTGA
- a CDS encoding PepSY domain-containing protein: MARKSVIVMAGVGAVAALAVAGTALGAAAQQTTGAATPASPVDATVAQASATSTAGTGTAGTGAAGRQDGTTTTDPIDVEQAKRIALDHVGGGRVTEIERDHEDGRPVWEVEIRAGAVEWDLDIDRTTGDILDVDRDDDSDDRDDDDRDDRDDDDRDDRDDDDRYDD; encoded by the coding sequence ATGGCACGCAAGTCCGTGATCGTGATGGCCGGCGTCGGTGCGGTGGCGGCATTGGCGGTGGCCGGTACGGCCCTCGGCGCCGCAGCGCAGCAGACGACCGGTGCGGCCACGCCCGCCAGCCCGGTCGACGCGACCGTCGCGCAGGCTTCCGCCACCAGCACCGCTGGCACCGGCACCGCCGGCACCGGCGCCGCGGGTCGCCAGGACGGCACCACCACCACTGATCCGATCGACGTCGAGCAGGCGAAGCGGATCGCGCTCGACCACGTCGGCGGCGGCCGGGTCACCGAGATCGAGCGCGACCACGAGGACGGCCGGCCGGTCTGGGAGGTCGAGATCAGGGCCGGCGCGGTCGAGTGGGACCTCGACATCGACCGGACCACGGGCGACATCCTCGACGTCGACCGGGACGACGACTCGGACGACCGGGACGATGACGACCGGGATGACCGGGACGATGACGACCGGGACGACCGGGACGATGACGACCGCTACGACGACTGA
- a CDS encoding sensor histidine kinase, whose translation MRRRLTLLVAATTTLVLVAFLVPLALLLRTVAQDRAIVAATADVQSIVSLVGTADVATLRLTIDQLTATADRPVTVYLPDGTVLGDQVAPTPAVELAGNGRSLTAAGTGGREILVAVQGRSDGTAVIRTFVPAAELDRGVRQAWAVLAGLGAVLVLVGLLVADRLARRLVAPITELSAVSHRLANAELSARAQPGGPPELREVAGALNHLAARIQELLRDEREQIADLSHRLRTPLTALRLEAESLPEPADAARVTAGVDSLERAVTALIQQARRRSAGPAAGTGRAAVADAAAVVRDRVEFWSVLAEDTGRTVSLDLVPGPLLVGVDADELAAAVDALLGNVFAHTPDGTGFAVALAPDGTGAALTVADSGPGMPAGLARRGVSAAGSTGLGLDIAARAASSSGGRLELASGSPGAVVTLRLGPPIRP comes from the coding sequence GTGAGACGCCGGCTGACCCTGCTCGTCGCCGCCACCACCACACTGGTGCTGGTGGCTTTCCTGGTGCCGCTGGCGCTGCTGCTGCGGACCGTCGCGCAGGACCGGGCGATCGTCGCCGCCACGGCGGACGTCCAGTCGATCGTCTCGCTGGTCGGCACCGCCGATGTCGCCACCCTGCGGTTGACCATCGACCAACTGACCGCCACCGCCGACCGTCCGGTCACGGTCTACCTGCCCGACGGCACCGTCCTCGGCGACCAGGTCGCGCCGACCCCGGCGGTCGAGCTGGCCGGCAACGGCCGCAGCCTGACCGCGGCGGGCACGGGCGGCCGCGAGATCCTGGTCGCGGTGCAGGGCCGGTCCGACGGTACGGCGGTGATCCGCACCTTCGTCCCGGCCGCCGAGTTGGACCGCGGGGTCCGCCAGGCGTGGGCGGTGCTGGCCGGGCTCGGCGCCGTACTGGTCCTAGTCGGCCTGCTGGTCGCCGACCGGCTGGCCCGGCGGCTGGTGGCGCCGATCACCGAGCTGTCGGCGGTGTCGCACCGGCTGGCCAACGCGGAGCTGTCGGCCCGGGCACAGCCCGGCGGCCCGCCGGAGCTGCGTGAGGTCGCCGGCGCGTTGAACCACCTGGCCGCGCGGATCCAGGAGCTGCTACGCGACGAGCGGGAGCAGATCGCCGACCTGTCACACCGGCTGCGTACTCCGCTGACCGCGCTGCGGCTGGAGGCCGAATCGTTGCCTGAGCCCGCCGACGCGGCCCGGGTCACCGCCGGGGTGGATTCGTTGGAGCGCGCCGTCACGGCGCTCATCCAGCAGGCGCGACGCCGCAGCGCCGGGCCCGCTGCGGGCACCGGCCGGGCCGCCGTGGCCGACGCCGCGGCGGTGGTCCGCGACCGGGTGGAGTTCTGGTCGGTGCTGGCCGAGGACACCGGCCGGACGGTCAGCCTGGATCTGGTGCCCGGTCCGCTGCTGGTCGGGGTCGACGCCGACGAGTTGGCCGCCGCCGTGGACGCGCTGCTGGGCAACGTCTTCGCGCACACCCCGGACGGGACCGGCTTCGCGGTCGCCCTGGCCCCAGACGGCACCGGGGCGGCGCTGACGGTGGCCGACAGCGGTCCTGGGATGCCGGCCGGGCTGGCCCGCCGTGGCGTCTCCGCGGCCGGCTCCACCGGGCTCGGTCTGGACATCGCCGCCCGGGCGGCGTCCTCCAGCGGCGGACGCCTCGAGTTGGCCAGCGGGTCGCCCGGGGCCGTCGTGACGCTCCGGCTCGGACCACCGATCCGGCCTTAA